In one window of Desulfurispora thermophila DSM 16022 DNA:
- the cas4 gene encoding CRISPR-associated protein Cas4 — translation MAGISLQEISVSGTLIWYYYICPREVWLIGHQVTPDQDDAHVSLGRFLQEHSYPRERKELQVGSSKMDIFRISGDELVVGEVKKSSRYRQSARMQLAFYLWELKQRGVLARGELRFPQEKQREEVVLDRQTEEELKQVCREILRLLYLPRPPVPRRISFCARCAYGEFCWA, via the coding sequence GTGGCGGGTATTTCTCTCCAGGAAATCTCGGTCAGCGGTACGCTGATCTGGTATTACTATATTTGCCCGCGGGAAGTGTGGCTGATTGGTCACCAGGTTACACCGGATCAAGATGATGCCCATGTGAGTCTGGGCCGCTTCCTCCAGGAGCATTCCTATCCCCGGGAGCGCAAAGAGCTGCAAGTGGGAAGCAGCAAGATGGATATATTTCGCATCAGCGGGGATGAGCTGGTGGTGGGGGAGGTGAAGAAAAGCTCCCGCTACCGCCAGAGTGCCCGCATGCAGCTGGCCTTTTATTTATGGGAGCTGAAACAGCGCGGGGTGCTGGCCCGGGGTGAGCTGCGCTTTCCGCAGGAAAAACAGCGGGAAGAGGTGGTGCTGGACCGGCAGACGGAAGAGGAGCTTAAGCAGGTTTGCCGGGAAATCCTGCGCCTTTTATACCTGCCCCGCCCGCCGGTTCCGCGCCGCATCAGCTTTTGCGCCAGGTGTGCCTACGGGGAGTTCTGCTGGGCATGA